The following DNA comes from Naumovozyma dairenensis CBS 421 chromosome 4, complete genome.
ATCGTTATAACCACTAATGGATCCACATGCTAACAACATAGTTTTTGGTTTTAGCAATTCCACACCCAAATCTAAAATTTCTCCACCAACATTATCAATGAAGTAATCTACAGTGTTTTTCCCACCAGCTGCCTTTAACAAATTATCTTTAAAGTTTGGATCTTTATAATCCACACCTACTACTTGATTACCAAAGGATTCGacatatttcaatttttcagcACCACCTGCAATTGCGATAACTTTTGATGCCTTAAATACGTTCACAGCCAATTGAACAGAAATGGAACCCACGGCACCTGCAGCTCCAGAAATAAGGAAAACTTtgttataatatttttcattttccttcATTTCAGCATATTTGtaaaagatgaaataaGCGGTTAATGCGGTTCCACCAAGGACAGAAAGGTACCACCATAATTCATCTACATTTTCAGTGGACAATTTGGtaattttttcagtttGTTCCTTAGTGATAATAGTATGAGTAGTCCAGCCAACATAAGCGCTAACGTAATCGCCGACTTTAAAGTCATCATTTTTAGATTCAATGACTTTAGCTATACCTCTTGCTGGTATAATTTCACCAACAGATACACCTGGAGAATAATTTTTATCGACAGTTGCTATCCAAAATTTCTGAGCTGGGTCATTAGATAAATAGCATGTCTCTACTAATATATCTCCAGATTGAAGATCATTAGAGGTCAAATCTTTGGTAATTAATTCGAATGTAGCATCCTTgctttcaaaattaaaattgaaaggGTGTCCTGGGATCGGATCAGTTTTCACAACCCATTGTTTAGCAGCtaccatttttcttttaagtAATTAGATTGTGTCAGTTGGGTTTAATTTTACAATTGACCAAGATAGAAAGAATACCAAGTTgaacaaacaataataatgccaTTTAGCGAGAATGATAATGCCTACaagatataataaatttacaCATCCCCTTATATAGACTAGTATTGTTTTCGTATATACCTGAACACGGCTCTGTTCGGATGTTTTAGGATTTCTGCGGAACAGGAAGCGAAGCTTATTCAGCAACGGGGCAATCTAGATGTACAATATAGGTAGGTATGTCTGTAAATACAGAACACTGTTACCCACGGTCGTCGTtagtttttgtttctttgtttgGCGTTTGTTCATATCTGATATGATATGTAACATGTAGTCCAAGACGCATATCAACAGCATCTCTCGTTGTTTATAGTCAAGAAGAGCATCGAAAGGAATTCATTCTatcaaggaaaaataattgttcgatattattttctacaGGCATAACAAACTTTACAGACACGTAGTTTTAATCTGGTTGAATTACTTACTTcatgaaaatataatatagaCTACGTTAGATGTTAAGAAACGTTCTTTCTATCAAAGACATactttcttaatattattctctTCTAATATAGTGAAAACATCTTTCATTTGGAAACGCCTTTTCCTGTTACCCGTCGTAACCATGACCATGAATTCAGGCTGGCTGTAGTGGATTCGAAACTCATCAAGAATACTCTAATGTTTCGtatctttgaaaatgtGGCTGTCGGTGGACGgcttcattattttgaataccatagatgatgaaaaatcaGAAAACTTACCAAAGCATTTAAGtacttttctttattgaaaaggaCTACTCCATCTAACCTTAAGGTTCTCGCCTTACATCAATATCAGGCCACCGTACTCAACCAGATATTGCGCCTGTCCCATCTCAAGGCATTGTTCGcaaattcttcttcgtcaAGTCGAAATTATTTTGGTTCCCTCGCTTTCCCAAATTCTATTTTTTGGAAGAGTATTGgaaaatatggaaaaaGTTGgtgaattgaaaagttaTCGACCCTCGAAGGAGAAAACACTTATTATTCGGTAATTTCAGATTCTTTTTTTAGAAAATGTGCAAGCTCTGTGCCATTCAATCTGATGGCTAATATGAGAATGTCGTAGTAGGGAGTAAAATACGTAATTCGGCTTTAGATTCGGGTTCGGGTTCGGTTTTCCACCTTTCCTGAATCCGAATACGAAATTTCAGTTGTTTTAAGTTGCAAAGTTTCATGCTATACTCTGTTGATTTCCTGGGATCACCAAGAGGCAACACGATTTGATGAGTGGAATAATccaatgaatttattaagGGTGTATTATGGATAACTCGACTCAGAGATCAAGGCAAAAATGTATAAATAAGGGCGGTAATCACCAGGTTTCTGACATTATCCAAAATGtagtatatttttttagtaATAAGctaataatatcattgatATAAAACAATATCACAAATACACATTTCAAATACCAACAGAAAATTACCACTAGCATGTCTGTCTTTATTTCTGGTGCTACAGGTTTTATTGCCCAACATATAATCAGTCAACTTTTAGAACAAAACTTCAAAGTCATTGGTTCTGTTAGGTCCCAAAGTAAGGCTGACAAACTCTTAGGACAATTCAACGGAAACAAAAATCTTTCTTTCGAAATAGTTGAGGATATCTCCGATTTAACAGCTTTCAATGAAGTTTTTGCTAAACATGGAAAGGAGATTAAATATGTATTACATACCTCATCTCCCTTCTTCACTGACTGTGATGATTATGAGAAGGATTTATTGGTACCAGCTTTGAATGGTACGAAAGGTATTTTGCACTCGATCTTGAAATATGCTGCTGATACAGTTGAACGTGTCGTCATTACATCAAGTGTTGCTGCCATGTTCGACTTCACAAAAGATTTGGATCCATCGTATTCTTACAACGAAAACACTTGGAACCCAGATTCATATGAAGACGCTTTAATTGACGGTGGTCATGCTTATAACGGCTCCAAAAAGCTTGCTGAAAAATATGCTTGGGATTTTGTTGAAGAACatagaaatgaaattaagTTCAAACTAACTACTGTTAACCCTTCTTATGTTTTTGGCCCACAACGTTTCGATGAAAATGTTAGTTCTAAGTTGAATACGTCCTGTGAGCTTATTCACAAGTTAATGCTCTCTTCCGCTGATGATAAAGTAGATAACTCCTTTGTTGGATCCTTTATCGATGTACGTGATGTCGCAAAGGCTCATCTGCTAGCTTTCCAAAGACCAACTTTGATAGGGAAGAGGTTGCTTTTAATTTCAAGTAGATTCAATGCACAGGATATTCTTGATGTTATGAACGAAGATTTTCCAAGTTTAAAGGGGAGAATTCCAGTTGGCAAACCTCAAAGTGGTGCTTTACATAACTGGAAAGGTTCTTTTGCTGACAACTCAAAGACAAAGGAATTGTTAGGATTCGAGTTTATGCCCTTAAAGAAAAGTATTGATGATACGGTCACacaaattttgaaacatgAACACAATTTatgattttctttaaaaccttcttttaattttttctatcTCTTGTTTTATTagtaaataatttatatataactGCTAATACTAacaactttttttttttcaacttAAGCACTACGCTGCAAAATAGTCCGATGATCGGGTTAAGTACATACTTACatagaatatttttctatGCTGTCCCGTTCTCTATGAAGATATACCTTTCCTTTCTAATATCTCAAGTTTCCCACACATACAAATCTTTGTTACTTTTcgtgtgtgtgtgtgtgtgtNNNNNNNNNNNNNNNNNNNNNNNNNNNNNNNNNNNNNNNNNNNNNNNNNNNNNNNNNNNNNNNNNNNNNNNNNNNNNNNNNNNNNNNNNNNNNNNNNNNNNNNNNNNNNNNNNNNNNNNNNNNNNNNNNNNNNNNNNNNNNNNNNNNNNNNNNNNNNNNNNNNNNNNNNNNNNNNNNNNNNNNNNNNNNNNNNNNNNNNNNNNNNNNNNNNNNNNNNNNNNNNNNNNNNNNNNNNNNNNNNNNNNNNNNNNNNNNNNNNNNNNNNNNNNNNNNNNNNNNNNNNNNNNNNNNNNNNNNNNNNNNNNNNNNNNNNNNNNNNNNNNNNNNNNNNNNNNNNNNNNNNNNNNNNNNNNNNNNNNNNNNNNNNNNNNNNNNNNNNNNNNNNNNNNNNNNNNNNNNNNNNNNNNNNNNNNNNNNNNNNNNNNNNNNNNNNNNNNNNNNNNNNNNNNNNNNNNNNNNNNNNNNNNNNNNNNNNNNNNNNNNNNNNNNNNNNNNNNNNNNNNNNNNNNNNNNNNNNNNNNNNNNNNNNNNNNNNNNNNNNNNNNNNNNNNNNNNNNNNNNNNNNNNNNNNNNNNNNNNNNNNNNNNNNNNNNNNNNNTACAGAGAGGAAACGGAACACCAATTCGTTTATCTGCGGAACAACTAGGACGTTCCCGACCATATCTTAGttttttagtttttgtCAAGCAACCCAAGCATTAGTTCGTCTCTGGCTTCTTAATTGACTTTTTATGCATCTTTACCAGGATTTAATTATCAAAATGTAGTTCATCTAAAATTCTTCAGTTCatgtttttgaatttctcTCGAATATTTTGACAGTAACGTTTCTTACGTAGATAGCTAGACTCTTCAGCTTTACTTTATGGAGCCTCTGTGACGGCATTTGGTAGAGGAATGAGTTACCTAGCCTTGTTAACGTTAGAAGACAAGATCTGATGAGTTTCGAACCAATGACAGTCTGAATTCATGTGAAAAATGTTTTCACCATATAGGAAGAGaataatataaagaaaacatgTCATTGATAAAAAGAGCTTTTCTTAATACTCCACTtagtttatatttttatcatatttataaaataaataatctaACCAGATTAAAACCTCTGTGCTTTGTGTAAAAATTACTCGAAACTGTGTCCAGGGTCCACAGCTGTTTTCTACGATGTTCTATTATCTATACCTTCTCAAAATGAGTCCTCGAAACACAGTTTACTTTAGTCGATTGACTTGAGTTTTTTAAGACTCAAAAGGGACTTTGGGCTCCCTACGAAACTCCCATCCATGACTCAAGGCCAATACTGTGTTTTTGTATAACTTTAGTAGAAACATCGAGTGAAAATTGGGAGAAAAAACCTTTCAGTGACATCGCCTATGTCTGAGAAATCTTATTAGACTGGTCAAGGGCAATACGTGCTTATCAATATGAAGTACACAATTTTTAAGC
Coding sequences within:
- the NDAI0D05090 gene encoding SDR family oxidoreductase, whose amino-acid sequence is MSVFISGATGFIAQHIISQLLEQNFKVIGSVRSQSKADKLLGQFNGNKNLSFEIVEDISDLTAFNEVFAKHGKEIKYVLHTSSPFFTDCDDYEKDLLVPALNGTKGILHSILKYAADTVERVVITSSVAAMFDFTKDLDPSYSYNENTWNPDSYEDALIDGGHAYNGSKKLAEKYAWDFVEEHRNEIKFKLTTVNPSYVFGPQRFDENVSSKLNTSCELIHKLMLSSADDKVDNSFVGSFIDVRDVAKAHLLAFQRPTLIGKRLLLISSRFNAQDILDVMNEDFPSLKGRIPVGKPQSGALHNWKGSFADNSKTKELLGFEFMPLKKSIDDTVTQILKHEHNL
- the NDAI0D05080 gene encoding uncharacterized protein (similar to Saccharomyces cerevisiae YML131W; ancestral locus Anc_8.0), whose amino-acid sequence is MVAAKQWVVKTDPIPGHPFNFNFESKDATFELITKDLTSNDLQSGDILVETCYLSNDPAQKFWIATVDKNYSPGVSVGEIIPARGIAKVIESKNDDFKVGDYVSAYVGWTTHTIITKEQTEKITKLSTENVDELWWYLSVLGGTALTAYFIFYKYAEMKENEKYYNKVFLISGAAGAVGSISVQLAVNVFKASKVIAIAGGAEKLKYVESFGNQVVGVDYKDPNFKDNLLKAAGGKNTVDYFIDNVGGEILDLGVELLKPKTMLLACGSISGYNDSSKLVFKNYVSVITKRLTLKGLLLTDNLDEFPQGLNKLTNLIKEGKLDVKNSATIENATGDKFDQVPLIWNGLFKGLNKGKLITKISDA